The proteins below are encoded in one region of Helianthus annuus cultivar XRQ/B chromosome 2, HanXRQr2.0-SUNRISE, whole genome shotgun sequence:
- the LOC110912006 gene encoding cytochrome P450 Tp4149-like → MEIFSSSQTFVACVTLVTTLILFIGFKWFTFDSKAKKSLPPSPPTLPIIGNFHQLGSSPRQALRDLSKKYGPLMLLQLGSIPTLVVSSAEVAREIMKTHDLAFSDRPNLSIPNILFYGSTDIAFSRYGEYWRQLKSIVVLNLLSATRVKSFRQVREEEVGLVLGALGENNGSSVDMSALLGSYTSNVLCRVAFGKTYYELGFTDKLKKFVDMLGTFCVGSYIPWLSFIDRLSGLLGQAYAISKELDHFLKGVVEDHLNKKTTGEETQDFVDILRDIQKDKTIGFTLNTNTLKAVILDVFVAGSDTIFSSLDWAMSELIKHPRVMKKLQQEVSEVGQGRPMIPEEDLEKMPYLKAVVKEALRLHAPLPLLLAREARNGVNLMGYDIPPRTQVIINAWAIGRDPASWTEPEEFKPERFINSPIDYKGLHYEFLPFGAGRRGCPGLHFGVVLIEIILANIVYKYNFALPNAVKDVDLDMTEANGVTVQRKNPLLVMPSPRF, encoded by the exons ATGGAAATCTTTTCATCTTCACAAACCTTTGTAGCTTGTGTGACTTTGGTCACCACTTTGATACTTTTTATTGGTTTCAAATGGTTTACATTTGATTCTAAAGCCAAGAAATCCTTACCACCATCTCCTCCAACACTTCCAATAATTGGAAACTTTCACCAACTCGGATCTAGCCCGCGTCAGGCCCTTCGAGACTTATCCAAAAAATACGGTCCGCTCATGCTCCTTCAGTTAGGCAGCATACCCACACTTGTTGTCTCTTCGGCTGAAGTAGCCCGAGAAATCATGAAAACCCATGATTTAGCATTCTCTGACCGACCAAATTTAAGTATTCCCAACATACTATTCTACGGCTCTACTGACATAGCATTTTCGCGCTATGGGGAATACTGGCGGCAGTTAAAGAGCATTGTAGTACTAAATCTTCTAAGTGCTACAAGAGTCAAATCATTTAGACAAGTGAGAGAAGAAGAGGTCGGTCTTGTGCTTGGCGCGCTTGGAGAAAATAACGGCTCTAGTGTAGATATGAGTGCATTGCTTGGTTCTTATACAAGTAATGTACTTTGCAGGGTGGCCTTTGGGAAAACATATTATGAGTTAGGTTTTACTGATAAGTTGAAGAAGTTTGTGGATATGTTGGGTACTTTTTGTGTTGGCAGTTATATCCCGTGGTTGTCATTTATAGACCGATTAAGTGGTTTACTAGGACAGGCATACGCGATATCGAAAGAACTTGATCATTTTCTGAAAGGAGTAGTTGAAGATCATCTTAATAAGAAAACAACAGGTGAAGAAACCCAAGATTTCGTGGATATCTTACGAGATATTCAAAAGGATAAAACAATCGGTTTCACGCTTAACACAAATACACTTAAAGCCGTAATCTTG GATGTATTTGTTGCTGGATCAGATACCATATTCTCAAGTCTAGACTGGGCAATGAGTGAGCTAATAAAGCACCCAAGAGTaatgaaaaagttgcaacaaGAAGTATCAGAGGTAGGACAAGGTAGACCGATGATTCCAGAAGAGGATTTGGAGAAGATGCCATACCTTAAAGCCGTTGTGAAGGAGGCTTTGCGATTGCATGCTCCGCTTCCTTTACTTCTTGCTCGAGAAGCAAGAAATGGGGTCAATCTAATGGGATACGACATTCCTCCACGCACACAAGTGATTATTAATGCTTGGGCTATTGGAAGAGATCCCGCGTCGTGGACAGAACCAGAAGAATTTAAACCAGAGAGATTCATAAATAGTCCCATCGACTATAAGGGGCTTCATTATGAGTTTCTACCATTTGGTGCTGGCCGTAGAGGATGCCCTGGACTTCATTTTGGTGTAGTTCTTATTGAGATTATATTAGCAAACATCGTATACAAATATAACTTTGCGTTACCAAATGCGGTTAAAGATGTGGATTTAGACATGACTGAGGCAAATGGTGTAACAGTCCAAAGGAAGAATCCGTTATTGGTTATGCCAAGCCCTCGATTCTAG
- the LOC110912014 gene encoding cytochrome P450 Tp4149-like translates to MEIFSSSLTFVACVSLITTLILFIGFKWFTFDSKAKKSLPPSPPTLPIIGNFHQLGSSPRQALRDLSNKYGPLMLLHLGSIPTLVVSSAEVAREIMKTHDLAFSDRPNLSIPNILFYGSTDIAFSRYGEYWRQLKSIVVLNLLSATRVKSFRQVREEEVGLVLGVLGENSGSSVDMSALLGSYTSNVLCRVAFGKTYYELGFTDKLKKFVDMLGTFCVGSYIPWLSFIDRLSGLLGQAHAISKELDHFLKGVVEDHLNKKTTGEETQDFVDILRDIQKDKTIGFTLNTNTLKAVILDVFVAGSDTIFSSLDWAMSELIKHPRVMKKLQQEVTEVGQGRPMIPEEDLEKMPYLKAVVKEALRLHAPLPLLLAREARNGVNLMGYDIPPRTQVIINAWAIGRDPASWTEPEEFKPERFINSPVDYKGLHYEFLPFGAGRRGCPGLHFGVVLIEIILANIVYKYNFALPNAVKDVDLDMTEANGVTVQRKNPLLVMPSPRF, encoded by the exons ATGGAAATCTTTTCATCTTCACTAACCTTTGTAGCTTGTGTGTCTTTGATCACCACTTTGATACTTTTTATTGGTTTCAAATGGTTTACATTTGATTCTAAAGCCAAGAAATCCTTACCACCTTCTCCTCCAACACTTCCAATAATTGGAAACTTTCACCAACTCGGATCTAGCCCGCGTCAGGCCCTTCGAGACTTATCCAATAAATACGGTCCGCTGATGCTCCTTCACTTAGGCAGCATACCCACACTTGTTGTCTCTTCGGCTGAAGTAGCCCGAGAAATCATGAAAACCCATGATTTAGCATTCTCCGATCGACCAAATTTAAGTATTCCTAACATACTATTCTATGGCTCTACTGACATAGCATTTTCGCGCTATGGGGAATACTGGCGGCAGTTAAAGAGCATTGTAGTACTAAATCTTCTAAGTGCCACAAGAGTCAAATCATTTAGACAAGTGAGAGAAGAAGAGGTCGGTCTTGTGCTTGGCGTGCTTGGAGAAAATAGTGGTTCTAGTGTAGATATGAGTGCATTGCTTGGTTCTTATACAAGTAATGTACTTTGCAGGGTGGCCTTTGGGAAAACATATTATGAGTTAGGTTTTACTGATAAGTTGAAGAAGTTTGTGGATATGTTGGGTACTTTTTGTGTTGGCAGTTATATCCCGTGGTTGTCATTTATAGATCGATTAAGCGGTTTACTAGGACAGGCACACGCGATATCGAAAGAACTTGATCATTTTCTGAAAGGAGTAGTTGAAGATCATCTTAACAAGAAAACAACAGGTGAAGAAACCCAAGATTTCGTGGATATCTTACGAGATATTCAAAAGGATAAAACAATCGGTTTCACGCTTAACACAAATACACTTAAAGCTGTAATCTTG GATGTATTTGTTGCTGGATCGGATACTATATTCTCAAGTCTAGACTGGGCAATGAGTGAGCTAATAAAGCACCCAAGAGTaatgaaaaagttgcaacaaGAAGTAACAGAGGTAGGACAAGGTAGACCGATGATTCCAGAAGAGGATTTAGAGAAGATGCCATACCTTAAAGCGGTTGTGAAGGAGGCTTTGCGATTACATGCTCCGCTTCCACTACTTCTTGCTCGAGAAGCAAGAAATGGGGTCAATCTAATGGGATACGACATTCCTCCACGCACACAAGTGATTATTAATGCTTGGGCTATTGGAAGAGATCCCGCGTCCTGGACAGAACCAGAAGAGTTTAAACCAGAGAGGTTCATAAACAGTCCTGTCGACTATAAAGGGCTTCATTATGAGTTTCTACCATTTGGTGCTGGCCGTAGAGGATGCCCGGGACTTCATTTTGGTGTAGTTCTTATTGAGATTATATTAGCAAACATCGTATACAAATATAACTTTGCATTACCAAATGCGGTTAAAGATGTGGATTTAGACATGACTGAGGCAAATGGTGTAACTGTCCAAAGGAAGAATCCGTTATTGGTTATGCCAAGTCCTCGATTCTAG